In the genome of Pseudomonas putida, one region contains:
- a CDS encoding Lnb N-terminal periplasmic domain-containing protein, whose product MLKRFASLALVASAPLHAAPQLDQARVQQLASTPYWIALGHYETAKLGGWRSYVDDDAFFLAPDGAHHPDQELQATVQALYAPASLGDKHAQCVFPARTRWLREQLQLTDLPQPNCQEFTTWYKSIDPHSAVLVFPAAYLNSPSSMFGHTLLRIDQSNTRSDDTTLLSYAINFGAYIEGSDNSILYAWKGLMGGYPGLFALMPYQEKLSEYRSLENRDLWEYQLDLTPEETGRMVEHVWELKQIQFDYFFFDENCSYRLLELLQVARPSLDLTSQFPLTAIPTDTVKAVKQSGLVASVHYRPSRERELLARAESLDHDEKQQVLAVSADTAELQAPAFTALPRERQALVQDAAYRLERYRANGQARDPAQARRSFELLQAINRNPPPPLAIERPGLPENGHQSRTWQLGVGTREDRAYAEYGLRMAYHDLNDNAYGFPLGAQIEILQLKLRQYENNDWQVQRLDLATIRSLTPRNELLQPWSWQVAGGLERVPGKHDDEVLVSHVNGGAGSTWQLADGLLGFALGTVRIEHHNDFAQFIAPAAGFNGGLLWRNGLGNMTLEAKGDYFTNGEVRRSLSLNQQWEISQNLGLRLSASREFSHLATAQNEVMLELKWYHY is encoded by the coding sequence ATGCTCAAACGCTTCGCTTCCCTGGCGCTGGTCGCCAGTGCTCCACTTCATGCCGCGCCACAGCTCGATCAGGCGCGCGTCCAACAACTGGCCTCCACCCCTTACTGGATTGCCCTGGGTCATTACGAAACGGCCAAGCTCGGCGGCTGGCGCAGCTATGTGGACGATGATGCGTTCTTCCTGGCCCCCGATGGCGCCCATCACCCCGACCAGGAGCTCCAGGCCACGGTCCAGGCTCTGTATGCCCCGGCCAGCCTGGGCGACAAGCATGCCCAGTGCGTCTTCCCCGCCCGCACCCGCTGGCTGCGCGAGCAACTGCAGCTCACGGACTTGCCACAACCGAACTGCCAGGAATTCACCACCTGGTACAAATCCATCGATCCGCACAGCGCCGTGCTGGTCTTCCCGGCGGCCTACCTGAACAGCCCGTCCTCGATGTTCGGCCATACCCTGCTACGCATCGACCAGTCCAACACCCGCAGCGACGACACCACGCTGCTGAGCTACGCGATCAACTTCGGCGCCTACATCGAAGGCAGCGACAACAGCATCCTCTATGCCTGGAAGGGCCTGATGGGCGGCTATCCCGGCCTGTTCGCGCTGATGCCCTACCAAGAGAAGCTCTCGGAGTACCGTAGCCTGGAAAACCGCGATCTGTGGGAATACCAACTGGACCTGACCCCGGAGGAAACCGGGCGCATGGTCGAGCATGTATGGGAACTCAAGCAGATCCAGTTCGACTACTTCTTCTTCGACGAAAACTGCTCCTACCGCTTGCTGGAGCTGCTGCAAGTCGCGCGCCCCAGCCTGGACCTCACTTCGCAGTTCCCGCTGACGGCCATCCCCACCGACACGGTCAAGGCGGTCAAGCAGTCCGGCCTGGTCGCCAGCGTCCATTACCGCCCCTCGCGCGAGCGCGAGCTGCTGGCCCGTGCCGAATCCCTGGACCATGACGAAAAACAGCAAGTGCTGGCCGTCAGTGCCGATACCGCAGAACTGCAGGCGCCGGCCTTCACCGCCCTGCCCCGCGAGCGGCAGGCCCTCGTGCAGGACGCCGCCTACCGCCTGGAGCGTTACCGCGCCAACGGCCAGGCCCGTGATCCGGCCCAAGCCCGGCGCAGCTTCGAGCTGTTGCAGGCCATCAACCGCAACCCACCACCGCCCCTGGCGATCGAGCGGCCGGGCCTGCCGGAGAACGGCCATCAGTCCCGCACCTGGCAACTGGGTGTCGGCACCCGCGAGGACCGCGCCTACGCCGAATACGGCCTGCGCATGGCCTACCATGACCTCAACGACAACGCCTACGGGTTTCCGCTGGGCGCGCAAATAGAAATCCTGCAGCTCAAGTTGCGCCAGTACGAAAACAACGACTGGCAGGTGCAACGCCTGGACCTTGCGACCATCCGCTCCCTGACCCCGCGCAATGAGCTGCTCCAGCCTTGGTCCTGGCAGGTGGCGGGCGGCCTTGAGCGGGTACCGGGCAAACATGACGACGAAGTGCTGGTCAGCCATGTCAACGGCGGTGCGGGTTCCACGTGGCAATTGGCCGACGGCCTCCTGGGCTTTGCACTGGGAACGGTGCGGATCGAGCATCACAACGACTTCGCCCAGTTCATTGCCCCGGCGGCAGGGTTCAACGGCGGCCTGTTGTGGCGCAACGGTCTGGGCAATATGACCCTGGAGGCCAAGGGTGACTACTTCACCAATGGCGAGGTGCGTCGCAGCCTGAGCCTCAACCAGCAGTGGGAGATCAGCCAGAACCTCGGGCTGCGGTTAAGCGCCAGCCGTGAGTTCAGCCATCTGGCGACCGCCCAGAACGAGGTGATGCTGGAGTTGAAGTGGTATCACTACTGA
- the ettA gene encoding energy-dependent translational throttle protein EttA: MAQYVYTMHRLSKVVPPKREILKNISLSFFPGAKIGVLGLNGAGKSTLLRIMAGVDKEFDGEARPMPDINVGYLPQEPQLDASKTVREVVEEAVSVIKDAQARLDEVYAAYAEPDADFDKLAAEQAKLEAILQASDGHNLERQLEVAADALRLPPWEAKIEHLSGGEKRRVALCRLLLSAPDMLLLDEPTNHLDADSVAWLEHFLHDFPGTVVAITHDRYFLDNVAGWILELDRGAGIPYEGNYSGWLEAKSARLEQESKQQSAHERAMKEELEWVRKGAKARQSKSKARLARFEEMQSQEFQKRSETNEIYIPAGPRLGDKVIEFKNVTKGYGDRVLIDNLSFAMPKGAIVGVIGGNGAGKSTLFRMLMGKEQPDSGSIEIGETVQLACVDQSREDLDGSKTVFQQVSDGSDVIRIGNYEIPSRTYVGRFNFKGGDQQKFVKDLSGGERGRLHLALTLKEGGNVLLLDEPSNDLDVETLRSLEEALLDFPGAAIVISHDRWFLDRVATHILAYEDDSNVVFFEGNYTEYEADRKKRLGDAAAQPHRVRHKKLAQ; encoded by the coding sequence TTGGCTCAATACGTCTACACCATGCATCGGCTGAGCAAGGTCGTGCCGCCGAAGCGGGAAATCCTGAAGAACATTTCCCTGTCGTTCTTCCCTGGCGCGAAGATCGGTGTGCTCGGCCTCAACGGCGCGGGCAAATCGACCCTGCTGCGCATCATGGCCGGCGTCGACAAGGAGTTCGACGGCGAAGCCCGTCCGATGCCGGATATCAATGTCGGCTACCTGCCCCAGGAACCTCAGCTGGACGCGAGCAAGACCGTCCGTGAGGTCGTCGAGGAAGCGGTGAGCGTGATCAAGGACGCCCAGGCGCGCCTGGATGAGGTCTATGCCGCCTATGCCGAGCCGGATGCCGACTTCGACAAGCTGGCCGCCGAGCAGGCCAAGCTCGAAGCCATCCTGCAGGCCTCCGACGGCCACAATCTGGAGCGTCAGTTGGAGGTTGCCGCCGACGCCCTGCGCCTGCCGCCATGGGAGGCCAAGATCGAACACCTTTCCGGCGGCGAGAAGCGCCGTGTGGCCCTGTGCCGCCTGCTGCTGTCGGCCCCCGACATGCTGCTGCTGGACGAGCCGACCAACCACCTGGACGCCGACTCGGTGGCCTGGCTGGAGCACTTCCTGCACGACTTCCCGGGCACTGTGGTGGCGATCACCCACGACCGTTACTTCCTGGACAACGTCGCAGGCTGGATCCTTGAGCTGGACCGCGGCGCCGGTATTCCATACGAAGGCAACTACTCGGGCTGGCTGGAAGCCAAGTCGGCGCGCCTGGAGCAGGAATCCAAGCAGCAGAGCGCTCACGAGCGGGCCATGAAGGAAGAACTGGAATGGGTGCGCAAAGGCGCCAAGGCCCGTCAGTCCAAGTCCAAGGCTCGTCTGGCACGCTTCGAGGAGATGCAATCGCAGGAATTCCAGAAGCGCAGCGAGACCAACGAGATCTACATCCCGGCTGGTCCACGCCTGGGTGACAAGGTCATCGAGTTCAAGAACGTCACCAAGGGCTATGGCGATCGTGTACTGATCGACAACCTGTCGTTCGCCATGCCCAAGGGCGCCATCGTTGGCGTGATCGGCGGCAACGGTGCCGGTAAGTCGACCCTGTTCCGCATGCTGATGGGCAAGGAACAGCCGGACTCGGGCAGCATCGAGATCGGTGAAACCGTGCAACTGGCCTGCGTCGACCAGAGCCGCGAGGACCTGGACGGCAGCAAGACCGTGTTCCAGCAGGTCTCCGACGGTTCGGACGTGATCCGCATCGGCAACTATGAAATCCCATCGCGTACCTATGTCGGCCGTTTCAACTTCAAAGGTGGCGACCAGCAGAAGTTCGTCAAGGACCTCTCCGGTGGTGAGCGTGGCCGTCTGCACCTGGCCCTGACCCTGAAGGAGGGCGGTAACGTCCTGCTGCTCGACGAACCGTCCAACGACCTCGACGTCGAAACCCTGCGCTCGCTCGAAGAAGCCCTGCTGGACTTCCCGGGCGCCGCGATTGTGATTTCCCACGACCGGTGGTTCCTGGACCGTGTGGCCACCCACATCCTGGCCTACGAGGACGACTCGAACGTGGTGTTCTTCGAGGGCAACTACACCGAGTACGAAGCCGACCGCAAGAAGCGCCTGGGCGATGCCGCTGCCCAGCCGCACCGGGTACGTCACAAGAAGCTGGCCCAGTAA
- a CDS encoding GreA/GreB family elongation factor has translation MSRAFVNEDQAAAQANQPVERRVSDQPNYVTASGLAQLQQRVAELNTLRSELLAQGERADQQRLADSERDLRYFSARVQSAQVVPPAHSTEKVQIGSRVTFVDEQDQQHTVQLVGEDQADATRGLINWGSPLGRALLGAGPGDQVLWRRPAGDQSIEIVSIEGEP, from the coding sequence ATGAGTCGAGCATTCGTCAACGAAGACCAGGCCGCTGCCCAGGCCAACCAGCCGGTGGAACGACGGGTCAGTGACCAACCCAACTACGTCACCGCCAGCGGGCTCGCCCAATTGCAGCAACGCGTGGCCGAGCTCAACACACTGCGCAGCGAACTGCTGGCCCAAGGCGAACGTGCCGACCAGCAGCGCCTGGCCGACAGCGAACGGGATTTGCGCTACTTCTCCGCGCGTGTGCAGAGCGCCCAGGTCGTGCCCCCCGCCCACTCCACCGAGAAAGTGCAGATCGGCAGCCGGGTGACCTTCGTCGACGAACAGGACCAGCAACACACGGTGCAACTGGTAGGCGAAGACCAGGCCGACGCCACGCGCGGCCTGATCAACTGGGGTTCCCCGCTGGGCCGAGCGCTGCTGGGGGCGGGGCCGGGGGATCAAGTGCTGTGGCGACGACCTGCAGGGGATCAGTCGATCGAGATCGTCAGCATCGAAGGCGAGCCCTAG
- the gdhA gene encoding NADP-specific glutamate dehydrogenase: MIESVDDFLARLKQRDPAQPEFHQAVEEVLRSLWPFLEANPRYLKAGILERMVEPERAVLFRVSWVDDQGKVQVNRGYRIQMSSAIGPYKGGLRFHPSVNLGVLKFLAFEQVFKNSLTSLPMGGGKGGSDFDPKGKSDAEVMRFCQAFMSELYRHIGADLDVPAGDIGVGAREIGYMFGQYKRLANQFTSVLTGKGMTYGGSLIRPEATGYGCVYFAEEMLKRRDLRIDGRRVAISGSGNVAQYAARKVMDLGGKVISLSDSEGTLFCEAGLTDEQWDALMELKNVKRGRISEMAGQYGLEFRKGQTPWTLPCDIALPCATQNELNAEDARTLLQNGCICVAEGANMPTTLEAVDIFLEAGILYAPGKASNAGGVAVSGLEMSQNAMRLLWTAGEVDSKLHNIMQSIHHACVHYGEEADGTINYVKGANIAGFVKVADAMLAQGVV, translated from the coding sequence ATGATCGAATCCGTCGACGATTTCCTGGCCCGCCTGAAGCAGCGCGACCCGGCCCAGCCTGAGTTCCATCAGGCGGTGGAAGAAGTACTGCGCAGCCTGTGGCCTTTCCTCGAAGCCAATCCCCGGTACCTGAAAGCCGGCATTCTCGAGCGTATGGTCGAGCCGGAGCGTGCCGTGCTGTTCCGCGTTTCGTGGGTCGACGACCAAGGCAAAGTGCAGGTCAACCGTGGCTATCGCATCCAGATGAGCAGCGCCATCGGCCCATACAAGGGCGGCCTGCGTTTCCACCCGTCGGTCAATCTGGGCGTGCTCAAGTTCCTGGCGTTCGAGCAGGTGTTCAAGAACTCGCTGACCTCGCTGCCCATGGGCGGTGGCAAGGGCGGCTCGGACTTCGATCCGAAGGGCAAGAGCGATGCCGAAGTCATGCGCTTCTGCCAGGCCTTCATGAGCGAGCTGTATCGTCACATTGGCGCCGACCTGGACGTGCCGGCCGGTGACATCGGTGTCGGCGCTCGTGAAATCGGCTACATGTTCGGCCAGTACAAGCGCCTGGCCAACCAGTTCACTTCGGTCCTGACCGGCAAGGGCATGACCTACGGCGGCAGCCTGATCCGCCCTGAAGCCACCGGCTACGGCTGCGTGTACTTCGCCGAAGAAATGCTCAAGCGCCGCGATCTGCGTATCGACGGCCGCCGTGTGGCGATCTCGGGTTCCGGTAACGTGGCCCAGTACGCTGCGCGCAAGGTCATGGACCTGGGCGGCAAGGTCATCTCGCTGTCGGACTCCGAAGGCACCCTGTTCTGCGAAGCCGGCTTGACCGACGAGCAGTGGGATGCGCTGATGGAGCTCAAGAACGTCAAGCGCGGTCGCATCAGCGAGATGGCTGGCCAGTATGGCCTGGAGTTCCGTAAGGGCCAGACGCCATGGACCCTGCCCTGCGATATCGCGCTGCCTTGCGCCACCCAGAACGAGCTCAACGCCGAAGATGCCCGCACCCTGCTGCAAAACGGCTGCATCTGCGTAGCCGAGGGCGCCAACATGCCGACCACCCTCGAGGCTGTGGATATCTTCCTGGAAGCGGGCATCCTGTACGCGCCGGGCAAAGCCTCAAACGCCGGTGGTGTGGCGGTTTCGGGTCTGGAAATGTCCCAGAACGCCATGCGCCTGCTGTGGACTGCCGGTGAAGTGGACAGCAAGCTGCACAACATCATGCAGTCGATCCACCACGCCTGTGTGCACTATGGCGAAGAAGCCGACGGCACCATCAACTACGTCAAGGGCGCAAACATCGCCGGCTTCGTCAAGGTCGCCGATGCCATGCTGGCCCAGGGCGTGGTCTAA
- a CDS encoding Lon protease family protein, giving the protein MPDSVASRLRLAPEALTRRFSAEQFAFSTTDDLEPFRGVLGQERAVEALQFGVAMPRPGYNVYVMGEPGTGRFSFVKRYLKAEGKRQQTPSDWVYVNNFDDTREPRALELPAGSANEFITDMNGLIDNLLATFPAVFEHPSYQQKKGAIDRAFNQRYDRALDVIERASLEKDVALYRDASNVAFTPMADGKALDEAEFAQLPEEVREQFHEDIAELEERLNEELASLPQWKRESNNQLRQLNEETITLALQPLLAPLSEKYAENAAVCAYLQSMQLNLLRTVVEQLVDDSKTDAAARKMLEEQYAPSLVVGHHVSGGAPMVFEPHPTYDNLFGRIEYSTDQGALYTSYRQLRPGALHRANGGFLILEAEKMLGEPFVWDALKRALQSRKLKMESPLGELGRVASVTLTPQMIPLTIKLVIIGSRQLYYALQDHDSDFQEMFRVLVDFDEDMPMVDENLEQFAQLLRTRTNEEGMAPLTSDAVARLATYSARLAENQTRLSARIGDLFQLVSEADFIRQLASEDMTDAGHIERALKAKATRTGRVSQRVLDDMLAGIILIDTEGAAIGKCNGLTVLEVGDSAFGMPARISATVYPGGSGIVDIEREVNLGQPIHSKGVMILTGYLGSRYAQEFPLAISASIALEQSYGYVDGDSASLGEVCTLISALSRTPLKQCFAITGSINQFGEVQAVGGVNEKIEGFFRLCEARGLTGEQGVIIPRANVATLMLDERVVQAVEAGRFHVYAVSQADEALSLLVGEEAGAPDEKGQFPEGSVNARVVERLRVIAEMISEEDIKEAEKERMEEVVAQANPA; this is encoded by the coding sequence ATGCCCGATTCTGTCGCCTCGCGCCTGCGTCTCGCGCCCGAAGCCCTGACCCGGCGTTTCTCCGCTGAGCAGTTTGCCTTTTCCACCACTGACGATCTGGAGCCGTTTCGAGGGGTCCTGGGCCAGGAACGCGCCGTAGAGGCCCTGCAGTTCGGCGTGGCCATGCCGCGCCCAGGCTACAACGTGTATGTCATGGGCGAGCCGGGCACCGGCCGCTTCTCGTTCGTCAAGCGCTACCTCAAGGCCGAGGGTAAGCGCCAGCAGACGCCGTCTGACTGGGTCTATGTCAACAACTTCGACGACACTCGCGAGCCACGGGCGCTGGAGCTGCCAGCCGGCAGCGCCAATGAATTCATCACCGACATGAACGGGCTGATCGACAACCTGCTGGCCACGTTCCCGGCAGTGTTCGAGCATCCGTCCTACCAACAGAAGAAAGGCGCGATCGACCGTGCCTTCAACCAACGCTACGACCGGGCCCTGGATGTGATCGAACGGGCGTCGCTGGAAAAGGACGTGGCCCTGTACCGCGACGCCAGTAATGTCGCTTTCACCCCCATGGCCGATGGCAAGGCACTGGACGAGGCCGAGTTCGCCCAGTTGCCCGAAGAGGTGCGCGAGCAGTTCCACGAGGACATCGCCGAGCTGGAAGAACGCCTCAACGAGGAACTGGCCAGCCTGCCGCAATGGAAGCGTGAATCGAACAACCAACTGCGTCAGCTCAACGAAGAAACCATCACCCTGGCCCTTCAGCCACTGCTGGCACCGCTGTCTGAAAAGTATGCGGAGAATGCGGCCGTCTGCGCCTACCTGCAGTCCATGCAACTGAACCTGCTGCGCACCGTGGTCGAGCAACTGGTCGATGACAGCAAGACCGATGCGGCGGCGCGCAAGATGCTTGAGGAGCAATACGCCCCGAGCCTGGTGGTCGGCCACCATGTCAGCGGTGGAGCGCCGATGGTCTTCGAGCCGCACCCGACCTACGACAATCTGTTCGGCCGTATCGAATACAGCACCGACCAGGGCGCGCTCTATACCTCCTACCGCCAACTGCGCCCAGGAGCGCTGCACCGGGCCAACGGGGGGTTCCTGATCCTTGAAGCGGAGAAGATGCTCGGCGAGCCGTTCGTCTGGGATGCCCTCAAGCGCGCCCTGCAATCGCGCAAGCTGAAGATGGAATCGCCGCTGGGTGAGCTGGGGCGGGTCGCCAGCGTGACCCTCACGCCGCAAATGATCCCGCTCACCATCAAGCTGGTCATCATTGGCTCGCGCCAGCTGTACTACGCCCTGCAGGACCACGACTCGGATTTCCAGGAGATGTTCCGGGTACTGGTGGACTTCGATGAAGACATGCCGATGGTCGACGAGAACCTCGAGCAGTTCGCCCAGTTGCTGCGCACTCGCACCAATGAGGAAGGCATGGCCCCGCTGACCAGCGATGCCGTGGCGCGCCTGGCCACCTACAGCGCTCGCCTGGCGGAGAACCAGACACGCCTATCGGCGCGTATCGGCGACCTGTTCCAGTTGGTCAGCGAGGCGGACTTCATCCGTCAACTGGCCAGCGAGGACATGACCGATGCCGGGCATATCGAGCGCGCCCTCAAGGCCAAGGCCACGCGCACCGGACGGGTTTCGCAGCGGGTGCTCGACGACATGCTCGCCGGCATCATCCTGATCGACACCGAGGGCGCCGCCATCGGCAAGTGCAACGGCCTGACCGTGCTCGAGGTCGGGGATTCGGCGTTCGGCATGCCGGCACGGATCTCCGCCACGGTCTACCCGGGTGGCAGCGGCATCGTCGACATCGAGCGCGAGGTCAACCTGGGCCAGCCGATTCACTCCAAGGGCGTGATGATCCTCACCGGTTACCTGGGCAGTCGCTATGCCCAGGAGTTCCCGCTGGCGATCTCGGCCAGCATCGCGCTGGAGCAGTCCTATGGATATGTCGACGGGGACAGCGCATCGCTCGGCGAAGTCTGCACGCTGATCTCGGCCTTGTCCCGTACTCCGCTCAAGCAGTGCTTCGCCATCACCGGATCGATCAACCAGTTCGGTGAGGTGCAGGCGGTGGGCGGTGTCAACGAGAAGATCGAAGGCTTCTTCCGCCTCTGTGAGGCTCGCGGCCTGACGGGCGAGCAAGGGGTGATCATCCCACGTGCCAACGTCGCCACGCTGATGCTCGATGAACGGGTGGTGCAGGCGGTCGAGGCCGGGCGGTTCCACGTCTATGCCGTCAGCCAGGCCGATGAGGCCCTGAGCTTGCTGGTGGGCGAGGAGGCCGGGGCGCCTGACGAGAAGGGCCAGTTCCCCGAAGGCAGTGTCAACGCACGGGTAGTCGAGCGCTTGCGGGTGATTGCCGAGATGATCAGCGAAGAAGACATCAAGGAAGCCGAAAAAGAACGCATGGAAGAGGTGGTGGCCCAAGCGAACCCTGCTTGA
- a CDS encoding DUF3015 domain-containing protein, which yields MKRILLGTLFAAVSINAMAEAPGGPNCGWGNLLFEGQRGTPAHFLASTTNGTSGNATFGMTSGTNGCSTKAALTYGGKSWFAMNGMMNELSEDMAQGQGEALTTYAVVLGVAPEDRAHFAAVTHQHFSEIFSSADVTAETVHSNTLAVLKSDPRLAKYATEA from the coding sequence ATGAAACGGATTCTTCTGGGTACTCTGTTCGCCGCTGTTTCGATCAATGCCATGGCTGAAGCGCCAGGCGGCCCGAACTGCGGCTGGGGCAACTTGCTGTTCGAGGGCCAACGCGGTACACCGGCCCACTTCCTGGCTTCCACCACCAACGGCACTTCCGGCAACGCGACCTTCGGCATGACCTCCGGCACCAACGGCTGCTCGACCAAGGCAGCGCTCACCTATGGCGGCAAATCCTGGTTCGCCATGAACGGTATGATGAACGAGCTTTCCGAAGACATGGCCCAGGGCCAGGGCGAAGCCCTGACTACCTATGCCGTGGTCCTTGGTGTGGCACCTGAAGACCGCGCGCACTTCGCCGCTGTCACTCACCAGCACTTCAGCGAAATCTTCAGCAGCGCCGACGTCACGGCCGAGACCGTCCACAGCAACACGCTCGCTGTTCTCAAGAGTGACCCACGCCTGGCCAAATACGCCACCGAGGCTTGA